GCCACCGGCGCGCCGGGATTGCTGCTGATCTGGAGGTTGACCCAGCGGGTGTAGCCGTCGAAGCGGATGCTGCCGCCGCCCGGCAGGGGGGCGGCCTGCCCGGGCTCCAGCGATTTGCGCCAGGGACCGTCCCCGCCCTTGAGCTGGGTCAGCCGGGTCTTGTCCAGGCTGTAGACCGACTGCGGCACACCCTCGTCCAGGCCGAGGTTGCCGGCGTACCCGGTGAGGAACACCATCGGCCGCAACGCGTCCGGGAACGCCGAGATCGGGCCGCGCTGCTGGTCGACCATCCCCGTCGGCAGGAAGAAGCCCTCGAAGCCGAACTGTTTCGGCCGGGCGTCGGGCACCTTCACCACGCCGGTGGAGGAGAAGTTCGGGTCCTGCGGCAGGAACGGCACCGGCCCGGAGAAGGCCACCTTGCCGGTGCCGTCCCGGACGGTGAACCGGGGCGCGTACCCGTGCCCGCTCAGGTGGATCTGCGTACCGTCGACGTGCAGCGGATGGTTGATCCGCAGGTGGTAGTCGCGGGCGGAGGCACCCGGTCGCGGGGTGTAGGCCAGCGCCGCGTCGAACGAACGCGGCGAGCCGCTCTCCTCCCCCTTGGTGGCGAACTTCACCTTGAAGCTCTTCACGGTGAACGAGAACGGCGCCAGCTGGCTCTCCTTGAACAACCCGCCGCCCTGGTAGCCGTCGTACTGCGTCACGGTGTTGGCGAAGCCGTTGCCGACGACGACCAGCACGGTGCCGCGGAAGCCGAACAGGCTGCCGATGGCCACGCCGACCAGCACCACCACGATCGCCATGTGGAAGAGCAGGTTGCCGACCTCGCGCAGGTAACCGCGTTCGGCGGACAGCGAGGATCCGGAGGATCCAGCCGGCCCGGCTGATCCGGCCGCCCCCTCGTCGGCCACCACGCGGTACCGCGCCGCGCGCAGGCGTTCCCGCGCGGCCGCGAGCACCTTGTCCGGCGGGGTGTCGGTGGTCCAGGACCGATGCACCGACAGCCGCTCCAGGCGGCGCGGCGCGGCCGGCGGGCGGGACCGGACCAGCCGCCAGTGCGCGAGCGTGCGAGGCAGGATGCAGCCGAGCAGGGACACCAGCAACAGCAGGTAGATCGCGCCGAACCACGGCGAGCCGAACACGTCGAACAGCCCGAACTTCTCGTACCACCGCGACAGCCCGGGGTTGTTGCGGATGAACTCCGCCACCGTCACCGGGTTGATCCGGCGCTGCGGGATGAGGGTGCCGGGGATGGACGCCACCGCCAGCAGGAACAACAGGATGAGGGCGGTACGCATGGACGTCAGCTGCCGCCAGACCCAGCGGGTCAGCTCCCACGGGCCCAGCGGCGGCGCGTCCCTGGGCGCCGTCGTCTCGCGTTCGCGTTCCTGCGTCGAAGTCATCCGTCACACCACCGTCAGGAAGTTTCCGGCCCACTGCCGCAGCGGGCCGATCACGGCGTCCCAGACACCGGTGACCATGGCCAGGCCGACCAGGATCAGCAGCGCGCCACCGGCTCGGGTCACCCACACGTGGTGACGGCGCACCCAGGACAACCCGCCCAGCACCCGGCGGAAGCCGAGCGCCACCGCGACGAACGGAATGCCGAGACCGAGGGCGTACGCGAGCATCAGCAGCGAGCCGCGCCCGGCGGTCCCCTCGTTCACCGCGAGCGTCGCCGCCACGCCGAGCGTCGGGCCGACACACGGCGTCCAGCCCAGGCCGAACAGCACACCGAGCAGCGGCGCCGCGGCCAGCCCGACCGCCGGCACCTTGTGCACCCGTACGTCGCGCTGCAGCCAGGGCACGAGGCCGACGAACGCCAGCCCGAGCAGGATCGCCACCACGCCCAGGATCCGGGTGAGCAAGCCGGCGTTGACAGCGAGGAAGTTGCCCACCACACCGAACACCGCACCGATGGAGACGAACACGGCCGCGAAACCGAGGACGAACAGCAGCGCGCCGGCCAGCATCCGGCCCCGCCGCGCCGAGGCCAGGTCGGCGCCGGTGAGCCCGGTGACGTAGGACAGGTAGCCCGGCACCAGCGGCAGCACGCACGGGGACAGGAACGACACCAGGCCGGCCAGTGCCGCGATCGGGATCGCCAGCATCAGCGAGCCGTTCAGCGCCGTCCGCGCGAAACCGTCACCCACCGAGGTCGCGGCCAGGGCGAACATGCTCACCGCAGCCCCGTCACGTCGGTGGTGAGTTGTTCGAGGGTGCGGCGGCTGACGCTGCCGAGCACCCGCGCGGCGACCCGGCCCTGCTTGTCTATCACCAGCGTCGACGGGATCGCGCTCGGCGGCAGGGTCGCCCGGAACCCCAGCAGCTGGTCGCCGTTCGGGTCGTAGATGCTCGGGTACGGCACGCCGAAGGTCCGCACGAACGCCTGCGCCGGCTGCCGGGTGTTGTCCCGGGTGTTGATGCCGAGGAACTCCACCCCCTTGGCCCGCAGGGCGCGGGAGGCGGCGGCCAGGTCGGGCGCCTCCTTGCGGCAGGGCGCGCACCAGGAGCCCCAGACGTTCAGCACGACGACCTTGCCGCGGTAGTCGGCGAGCGAGACCCGCCTGCCGTCCAGCGTGGCGCCGGCCACCGCCGGCGCCTGCTTGCGTTCGCCCGGCGGCATGGTGGTGACGGTGCCGCTGCCGGAGACGAACCTCGTGGTGGCGTTGGTCGAACGCGAGCCGTCGCCGCCCTCGCCGCCACCGCCGGTGCCGTCGTCGGAGGAGCACCCGGCGAGTCCGGCCACGCCCACGACGGCGAGCGTCGCCACCGCGGCGAGCGCACGCGACCGTGCGCCCCGCGAAGGTTTCGGTGCCCTGGAACCCATACCGCCGTTCATCCTCAGCTGCAGCTCACGCCCCGGCGACGAACTTCTTGC
This Actinopolymorpha cephalotaxi DNA region includes the following protein-coding sequences:
- the resB gene encoding cytochrome c biogenesis protein ResB, whose product is MTSTQERERETTAPRDAPPLGPWELTRWVWRQLTSMRTALILLFLLAVASIPGTLIPQRRINPVTVAEFIRNNPGLSRWYEKFGLFDVFGSPWFGAIYLLLLVSLLGCILPRTLAHWRLVRSRPPAAPRRLERLSVHRSWTTDTPPDKVLAAARERLRAARYRVVADEGAAGSAGPAGSSGSSLSAERGYLREVGNLLFHMAIVVVLVGVAIGSLFGFRGTVLVVVGNGFANTVTQYDGYQGGGLFKESQLAPFSFTVKSFKVKFATKGEESGSPRSFDAALAYTPRPGASARDYHLRINHPLHVDGTQIHLSGHGYAPRFTVRDGTGKVAFSGPVPFLPQDPNFSSTGVVKVPDARPKQFGFEGFFLPTGMVDQQRGPISAFPDALRPMVFLTGYAGNLGLDEGVPQSVYSLDKTRLTQLKGGDGPWRKSLEPGQAAPLPGGGSIRFDGYTRWVNLQISSNPGAPVALVGAVLALAGLLLSLVVRRRRVWVRVATDNGRTVVAIAGMDKGERLSSRAPGVARAAPDEGDRTEREGRPGPAGAADDETRDLAVEIDRIAADLPGRAAPAGEET
- a CDS encoding TlpA disulfide reductase family protein, with the translated sequence MGSRAPKPSRGARSRALAAVATLAVVGVAGLAGCSSDDGTGGGGEGGDGSRSTNATTRFVSGSGTVTTMPPGERKQAPAVAGATLDGRRVSLADYRGKVVVLNVWGSWCAPCRKEAPDLAAASRALRAKGVEFLGINTRDNTRQPAQAFVRTFGVPYPSIYDPNGDQLLGFRATLPPSAIPSTLVIDKQGRVAARVLGSVSRRTLEQLTTDVTGLR
- a CDS encoding cytochrome c biogenesis CcdA family protein, with the translated sequence MGDGFARTALNGSLMLAIPIAALAGLVSFLSPCVLPLVPGYLSYVTGLTGADLASARRGRMLAGALLFVLGFAAVFVSIGAVFGVVGNFLAVNAGLLTRILGVVAILLGLAFVGLVPWLQRDVRVHKVPAVGLAAAPLLGVLFGLGWTPCVGPTLGVAATLAVNEGTAGRGSLLMLAYALGLGIPFVAVALGFRRVLGGLSWVRRHHVWVTRAGGALLILVGLAMVTGVWDAVIGPLRQWAGNFLTVV